The Capsicum annuum cultivar UCD-10X-F1 chromosome 3, UCD10Xv1.1, whole genome shotgun sequence genomic sequence GAAACTAGGTTCTTGTTGTGCGGAAACTTCGTGATCCTCATCATCATCCCCGAAAAATCCAAGTCCTTCCGTATCAACCTGCATACTTTCCTCAGCCAAGTGATTAGTTTCATCAAGTATCACATGAACACTTTCTTCAACATGATTAGTTCTTTTATTTAACACTTTATAGGCCTTACTCTGGGATGAGTAAACAAGAAAAATTCTCTCATCACTTTTGGCATCAAACTTTCCAAGGGGTTCTTTGCCATTGATATGAGCAAAGAATTTACACCCAAAAGCCCGTAGATAAGCAAGATTTGGTTTTCTTCCTTTCAGTAACTCATAAGGAGTTTTGTCAAGGAGAGGACAAACCATGCATCTATTTAAAAGGTAGCATGATGTGTTTATAGCTTCAGCCCAATTTCCCATTGGAAGACCACTAACAATCAACATAGTTCTTGCCATGTCTTCCaaggttctattttttctttctacaacCCCATTTTGGTGTGGGCTTCTAGGGGCGGAAAAATTATGGTCTATTCCATGTTCAGCACAAAATTAAACATATTTGAATTCTCGAATTCCATACCATGGTCAGACGACCTGATGCTCATGATTTCAGAGTTCATTTTCTTTTGAACCAGTTTCACAAAAACCACAAATACATCAAATATGTCATCTTTAGACCCAAGAAAGAGAGTCCAGGTGAATCTTGTATAATCATCAAAAATTACAAACACATACCTTTTACCTCATCTGCTTTGAACTCGCATAGGCCCACATAGATCTATGTGCAAAAGTTCAAGAGATTTGGAAGTACTGACCATTTTCTTAGGCTTGAAGGATGATCTGACATGCTTTCCTCTTGCACAAGAATCACAAATAATGTCCTCATTGAATCGAGTTTTAGCTAGTCCAAGAACCAGGTCCTTAGCAACCAGTTTGTTCAGCTGAGAAAATCTAGCATGCCCCAATATTTTGTGCCATATCAAGTTGGTTTCAGCAACCGCACTAAGACACATAAGATTGTTTCCATGAGGTTCCAAAATGTTTGACTTGTATACATTTTTGTATCTTTTTCCTTTCAAGACTAGGTTCCCAGTCTTTGAGTTTGTAACATGACATTCAGCGGAAGTGAACATCACATTGTTTTCGTTATCGTACATCTGAGACACACTTAGAAAATTGTGTTTTAGACCAAGAACATAGTACACATTCTAAATTGTATGAGATTGATACTTTCCATCTATTCCAATCTCAATTATTTCACATGTTTTTCCATTTCCAAAAGCTACACTTCCCCCTTTGAAAGTCTATAAGTCTATAAGTGAGAGGAAATTTTCATGTGCTCCCATTATATGTTTGGAAATAGCACTGTCTAGATACCAAGGCTTGTTCCCTCTCCTCACCTTTAGCTACAAAACAAGTCAGAAGTTAGATTTGGGCACCCAGATCCTACTTGGGTCCCATCTTATGGAAGAATGGATGAATCAAGTTTCTTCTGGCCCAAGCGGGCAGTCTAAATTTTTGAAGCTGGATCTTAGAAGGTTGCTGCCAAGTTTTCTTaacaaaatctttatttttcaaaatcccTTTAAATCTAGCCTAGCATTGATTTCTAATGTGACCAGTTCTACCACAGTGGGTACAAAGACTTTCCTGAGAGACACGTGTCTCTTGTTCAGGATGCTTCTCCTTTTCATATCCCAAGCAATGTTTGTTTGTAGACTGGATTTCTTGTATTTAGAGCAACATCTATGAGGACTTGGGCCACTTGACATGCCGTTCCAAATCAAGTTTGGTTTTTTCAAGGTTTTCCTGTAAAATTCTATTTCTTTCAGTTGCGTCTTgaagattttcttttaatttcttaactttttctTCTAATACAATCAGAGAGAAATCAACTTCACTTTTACCTTTGAGGGATGAGCCAAGTCATTTTTttccacttcaaaatttacaacaAAACTCTCAAGTGAAGTATTTTTATCTTCAAGATCCTTATATTCAATTCTCAAAGAGGCATAGTCATTCATGAGTTGGTCCTTCCCAGATAACACTAAGTGGTATGTCTCTATAAGAACAATCGACAAGGATTCTAGTTTCTTATTAGAGTAAGTGTTGATTTTAGATTTGAGGTCTAGAAAACTTACCTCGAGTTGTTTATCGTCATCTTCATCTGAATCAGAACTTGCCATTAAGGCAAGAATGTTCTCCTTTGGCTCCTTGTCTTCTTTCTCATCATCAGAATCTGAAAATGCCATGAGAGCCATGGTATCCTCTTCGTTTGAGCATTCAATGACCAGTAGAGATTGATTTTTAGGATCATCGTCAGGTTCTCCTTCAGAAGAGTCTCCCATTGCAGCCAATGCCTTTTTCACCGCGATGTCGGCTTCATGAGCAGTCATCCTTCGATTTGAAAGAATGGTGTACTCCTTTCTCGATTCGTTTGCCTTGTCCAGATGGTTCTTCTTGTACTCAATCTCCCATTGTGGGAAAAATTTAATGAAGTGGTCTGGGCTCCCACATTTATGACATACTTTGTCACGATTgacctttttgttatttttggagACCTGGTTCCTCCTCTGTGATTTCATACTTTTTTGAAACATCTTTTGGAACCTTCTGGTCATAAGAACCatattttatttctcaaaatcaaatttaTCAGTGGCCTTTAgaaccaatttttttattttctaccacTGGTCATCTCACGCCCTTGATTCTTTTTGAGCTCAAAAGTAGTCAATTTTTCTATTAGCTCATCCATGGTTAGAGTGTCCAGATTACATGCTTCAGAAATTGCTTCAACCTTTCTCTCCCATGACTCTGGTAACACACTGAGAAGTTTTTGATTTGTCTTTCCGCTGGGAACAACTCCACTGAGTGAGTAAATCTCATTCAGAATTGACGTGAACCTGGTATGCATTTCCTGAATAGTCTCTCCCTCCTTCATCCTGAATAGTTTGTATTTCCTGTTAAGCACGTCAATATTGGATTTCTTCACTTGACTGGTACCTTCATGGACCTCTTGTAGAGTGTCCCAAATTTCCTTTGCGGTGGCACAGGATGATATCCTATTGTACTCATCAAGACCAATGCCAcatattaggattttttttggcCTTCGCATTGTTCTGAACACTTATCTTATCATTTGCATCTAGTTCAAATCTTCCTTTCGGAACCTGAGTCTTGCCATCTTTACTAGATTTAGTGGGGATTGTTGGCCCATCTAGCACACCATTccataaattgtgatttccttcgATAGTAAAGTTCATCATTCTATTTTTACACCATCTGTAGTACTGTCCATTGGAAAGAGGAGGACGGGTCTATGAGGCTCCTTCCTTGGATGTTGGTTGGGTAGCCATGGATCTTTTTTAAGGCATTAACCTTATATTGAAAAgatcgctctgataccaattgataaAATAGCTAACTTCACCACACGTATTTGGAACCTGGTTCAGAGAAATATAGTAACAGTAAAAGCAAACTGCAACAGAATTAAGCCAAGAGATTTCAATTCCAATCTCCACTACTTTCATAGCGTTTCAGATTACAACTCAGCAATCTAAGGGGCTCACTCGAGTACCTCACTTCGAAAGTTAACACTAACTATTCTACACACAACTTAATCACTCCAAGAAATCAAACTCACTTCGTGTTACAACTCCTCACCCACACTTTTACTTCTAACAATAAACGAAGACTATTACAACTCAAAAGAAACACTTCTATTGCCAACACTAAATAGTTACCTAGTAATAGCTTGTCTCGATCAATTGCTCGATTTACTTGCTTGTTGCTTCTTGCCTTTTCCGATTTTTAGATCTGTAGATTTTCAAAAGGTGTGTGCGCCAATCCCCAGCAATGCTGCATATATACTGCTTTCTCTTTGACTCCCTTTAGGTCACCAAAAATTTTTCCTTGTGGAAACCAACTTGTATAAGGAAACCTGCTAAAATACACTTCTTTACCATACTAAAAAAGATTTCCTTCTgacttaaaattttgaattcttttcaaAACGTTAATTGTGCATTCCTTATTTAAACAAGTACGCTGTTGCACGTCACCTAGCTAAATATTCCAGCACCACAATAACCAAGAACCTGGTTCATAATCAACATGAACCTGGTTTAGaggtcaatcatcaaaactataatTTCATATCTCCTAGACTTCACAGCCtccatcaacaactacaactaccTTCTTCAAAAGCGAATTGTTAGATGAAGTTGCATCAAACTACTAATGCTATCTTTGAATTCCAATGTCTGGTGACCAATAAATAGATTTCACTATGATAGAAAATGGTATCtacaacaccaaaacagtccgcaaacaaCCTACAACAACATGCCTAAAAACCGCAAAAACAAGACACAAGATGACACTAGAATTAAACACAAATGGAAAACGATaaaagataggtaacttgacagaAGGAGAATATGAAATGTagaaactaaagagtgtatcaaactctaaaacctctacaaaccACATTAACAAGCACCAATTTATTACGCGAACACAAGagaactcggttcactcaagcactcatGTTTCTAGCCGTTTCACTACACAAGTGGAACTTTTCACTTGTGATGTTCAAATgtttggtggtctactctcttcttgaaaggaaaatgatgttcaatattacaagtgatttCAATAATAAGCTAATTAAGGAACAAGACTAAAGGACACACTTTAAATAGCCTATTACAAAAGGTTAGCAAAAGGACCCCTTTACCATTATTGAAGGGGTGGCAGGTGTGCAGTGTTTTGGGGAAACCTTGGGTGTATTTTGATCACCTAAGTCCATCCCTCACATTTCAATACGTACACTCACTTGGGCGAGTTCACAACAAGATCAACcgcgtccattttcataaacgtGCTTTGAAGTCGTTGTAGTTCTCAAGCTTGGCTTCTAGTAAATGGTCTCAAGCCCATgacacccgtatcatcctctccatattgagagAAGTAGAACTCAAACTCATGGGTTATTCATCTTCAATGGTATCAATCCATgaaagatcacacacgttgaacatgttatattcttggtatTCCGATGGCAAGTCATTCTTGTAAGCATTgtcattgattctttcaagaaCTTAGAATGGACCATCACCTATTGGCAGTAACTTTCCCTTTCTTTTGTTGGGAAACTGGTGTTTTCATAGGtgtacccacacccaatctcccggcTCAAGCACAAGATGCCTTCTTCCTTTGTTGACTCGCTTGGCCACCTCTTGCTTCTTCTTATCAAGCCACTATATCACCTTCTCATGCAAGATTTTCATGGCTTTGGCCCTTTTGTTTCAATCTAATAGAACAACAATATCACTTGGCAAAGGAATTAGATCCAAGAGGGTTAGAGGATTGAAGCCGTAGACATATTCAAAGGGCTTGATGCTCGTACTTGAATGGATCACCcaattgtaagaaaattcaatgaTAGGTAGTGATATTCCCAAGATGTCAACTTACTTTTAACCATGGAACATAGCATAGAACCCAAGGTTCTATTTACTACTTCTGTTTGGCCCTctgtttgtgggtggcaagacgtAGACAACAACAACTTGGTACCGAGCCTACCCCACATTGACTTCCAAAAGTAACTAAGTAACTTGGAGTCCCTATAACTTACAATTATCTTTGGGTTGCCGTTCAACTTAACCACATGTTCAATAAAAAATGAAGCTACATTAGCTGCATCTTCACTATTTTTACGaggaataaagtgtgccattTTGGAGAAATGGTAAACAACAATAATGATGCTATCATGAAACCTTTGAGTCTGTGGTTTCCTATAAGACCCTATAAAATTCTCTcttagtctgagccttagagcatgttctGTGAAGTGTTAATCCATCCCTAAAAGGttaagaagtgtcttcccaagtgagaagtattttgaaccgtgtagaatttccctaatattgactttttttcatgtagggAATTGAAAAaactttccgtcgataccaaatttgctcaaatccaacactcgggcgaagagtcagaaccattttagtgagacagtgtaccacctggtactttagtgcgttgcggagccagccaaaatggcaatcatcaaaattcagtaaGCCTCtgtgattatggcgcgtcgtaccaaggcttaatttcagagttgtcaatttccagtgcaccaacgtaATTACACCATGTCACCGTTCTTTTCTagttcacaaccaaggtggcaatgcaatTTCCACCGTGTTGCGCCACCAaccagttttccaattgtccagTTTCCAGTGAGCTGATGTGATCCACCGTGTCGCGCCAGCATGTGAAATCAGAATTTTCAGATTCTGTTTTTAAATTTCACTGACCTATTGGTAATTTCTTAAAGCCCCAAACCAGTCTATTAAGGGATCTATaccctaaataatgaaaatacttctttattcatcaatttttttccccaaaatcaaaatgttttctctctcaagaaatcaagaacaagacctatggtttctaatccaagatccaagtcatcaagattcctcTGTAAATCTTTCGAGAATAATATgacaaggtatgtagatgttgattctggggtccctttcatccaagaagctcaagaacccttttgtaaattttaaagattttatttttatgagttttcatgattcatgtgaattgaaattggaatTCATGATATTCTTGAGtttctaattcatgttttgtttatgaggtttcaagctttgaccctagtatgtgatattcatgtgatgttcatgataaaccctcttcaagatGCTTGTTAAGTGaggtgttcatgtcaattaagtgtagaaattgttgaataagcaaatcatgctccccatatgtttgataaaatgcttatgtgaggGAATTAAAgctattatagcatgttgactagaaatcacCAATTGTGTGGAAgcctatgcatgccaagtgtttgttgaaaagccttagagaatgaattatgacatgttagcatgaaatacCCTAATTATGTGTtatttaatgcatgttaagtgtttgatgcaagactttgttgaatggagtatgagccaataacatgtctccctatactatcacatgtttatgatttctaaatgcttcaATAGATGCTTTAGTAATTGTGAAGGTGAATGAATGTACATGgtattgataattcaagaatggttgtgctttaattttgtgttatcgagtcctgggggtattgatacctgataatttagctttagtctagagcccatgtcagttttcacaataatctcagtcaagccatgattctcagaactcgataatctcagtcaagccatgattctcagaacttagtcaattatagaactctgtactctcagacaaatatagaacttaagaaatcatagtaatctctgtaatctcagcATCACTAGTTATCTAGCCTCAGTTTTGTACTCAgcttagatctagtagtattcaagtgttcggttcagacctcagtagtaatCGAGTAATGTATTCAAAGCTTCGTATCATTCAGTCAAATAacgagatttagtagtattccgttagatatggaaccaagtgaattcagcttaaatCAGTCAGATCAGTCGAGAAATATGGTCAGTATCAGATTCAactcagtttaagttcagttaagaattagtttagagtctttcagttaggggTAGAGCTAGAactgagcgagtgcagggatggtggatccccgttagagaggcagattTGTTAGGAATgatccctaaactccaaaactgcatagccagcgtaggatgtaggagtcacccgttagaaaaGGCTTgttacccactagataggcttgactattatactgccttaggcttgacttcctgcgtGGGctacccattagagaggcttgaccacaGAGGTCTTTAActgtggtatggtattgacacccttttagctgggattacaggttggaccccactattTCAGATTTAGGGTATGTTAGTTAAGTGAGAACTCTCACAGTTGTAGTTTTAATATCAATcatcagagtagaactcaaaaatcaggactgtcagatacagtcatctatctcagtaaggaactcagatagttctattgactCATGgaccacctgctagataggcatggtcccacataaagttattgagtaatctcattatcaaatccagagatcacccgttagataggcttgatcttagtctcagattcagttaagtaatctcattatcaaatccagagatcacccgctagataggcttaatctcagtctcagatttagttgagtaatcttattatcagatccagagatcacaagctagataggcttgatctctgtctcaaatttagttgattagtctcattatcagatccacagatcacccactagataggcttgatcttcatctcagattcagttgagtaatatcattatcagatctagggatcacctgtcagataggctttaTCTCATTCTCATATTTAgtgattattctcattatcagattcagagatcttctgctagataggtttgatatcagatataatcttttcttatcattgatagtaaattccaaaatcatccgttagagaaATTTGATCTCCGATgtagtcagtcgagagtagaaagcttagaattcagtcattgatatgagtagatttagttaatcagtttttgtatcattagtttttgagatcactcactagataagactgatctcaactctagtactcagttatcagtatcagatgattcagtgttcagtatctcaggcattagtagtgagtttagaaggtagtaaagtagtatccgagtatcagtattttgagtcacgatgatttcaattatggtttgtgcattcatgcatgtgttcttatttagtactcttatgattattcagttaagtaattgttcatgcataagcccttgcatttatccatgcctcatcttcatactcggtatattcctgTTCTAACACaattgcgctatggtgttttatttgacaccataggttcagaggcatagaTCTAGaatacccttagcagctcagtcccagtcaaaAGTAGTAGACATAGCAAagagtcctcttcagtcgaggatgatccttatttttattattatcatatcaaacttagtttattttcagtaaacggagttagttggggacatgtcctatcaactccacagttcagacagtttagaggcttttctaacaaatgtatcagtattcaattttcaattttgagtatttttagatgttttgaaccttatggccagtttccacatttattatctatattatgcagtattcaggtatagatatcagtagagggttagcttttggtccttcgagatcatgagcatcgtgtgacgttcCGGTTCcaaaaaattgggtcgttacataGCCCCAATAcaaaatccatagaaatatcaaaccatAGACGCAATAGAGTGGGAATtggggtgtacaacccatgaggAAGGAGCCTAGACTTAGCACTCCTACAATCTATGCAATGGCCGTAAACTTTCACAACATCTTTGCGCATccttggccaatagaattgttTCTCCAAAATTCCAAGGGTCTTATCAATTCCAAAGTGATCCATGAGACCGCCGTTATGTGCCTCCCTCACAAACACCTCTCTCTAAGAGCTAAAAGGTACACACAACCATCTTCCTCAAAACAAGTACCCATAAAATACATCATAGGGGCTGGAATCTGAATGCCTCCTTTCCCTACCCACGACTTCACTTTCCCTAAAGATAGGAGAAAAGTAAGGGTCCTCaggatataaagacttgaggtTCTTGATCCCCATTATCTTGGACAATAagtggacacaagaacatgcTTTCTAGATAATGCATCAACTAACATATTATCCTTACCCCTTTTGTATTGAATCACATATGGAAAGGTTCCaaaaaattcaatccatttggcatgtcGTTTGTTAAGTTTGTCTTGTGCCCGAAGGTTCTTCAAAGATTTATGATCCATTCGGATTATGAATTCCTTGGGCCAAAGATATTATTGCCAATTGCCTAACGCTCTaaccaaggcatacaactctaaatcatactagagtagtttagagttgctcctttgagattTTCGCTAAAGTAAGctataggcttcaattcttgcatcaAAACCGTGCCTATGCCCACTTTACTAACATCACATTCTATTTCAAACATCTTGTCAAAGTTAGGCAATTACAATAGTGGTTCAAGGTCTTAAAGGCCTTAGATTGCTCTTCACCCCACTTAAAAGGTTGGCCCTTTCGGATAATTTTGGTAAAGGGGGATGCAatggtactaaatcctttgaTGAATCTCCAATAAAAACTTGCCAACCCGTGGAGGCTATGAACTTcacccatggttttaggggttggCCAATCTTTAATGACAGTTATCTTGGATTCGTCTACCTCTACTCCCCTTGAGCTTACAATATATCCTTAAAACACAACTTTATCAACACCAAAGGAgaatttttcaatattagcatATAAATTTTCTTTCCTAAGAACACAAACGCACTTCTTAGATTCAATAAATTTTCATTAAGGGACTTATTATAAACTAgaacatcatcaaagtacacaaccacaaactttccaataaaaatattcatcacATTATTCATTAGCCACATAAAGGTAGGagcgttggtaagaccaaatggcaTGACCATCCACTCATATAaaccaaacttggtcttgaatgCGGCCTTTCATTCATCACCTGGTTtcatacgaatttggtgatatCCGCACCAAAGATTGACCTTAGAAAGCACACAACACCCATTTAGTTCATCAAGCATATTAGCTAACCTAGGGATAGGATGGCGATActttaccataattttatttatggctCAGTAGTCCATGCACATTCGCCACATCCCATCCTTCTTCGGCAAAAGCAACACCAGAACCGCATACGGACTCATGCTTTCCTTGATGTATCCTTTGTTAAGGAGGTCCTCAACTTGCCATTGGAGTTCTTTTATATTCATGAGATTGCTCCTATAAGCCGGCTTTTTCAGCAATTGCAACTCGGAACAAAATcgatttggtgctcaattcctcGAAGTGGAGGAGGCCCTTATGATAATTTGCTAGGAAATACATCATCAAATTCCTACAAAACATTAGAAATAGAATACGGGAAAGGGGAAGTAGATGGTTAGAATTCAAAACATGAGCCAAAAGTAGCATGGGAGTAGCATAATCATAATCTTTGAAGAGGTCACCCTTTCAAGCCAACATTACTATTGAATCCTCACCCCTCAAATCCAAAACTCCCTCTTGTCCCTCACCCTTCCCACTTTTGGGTTCATCCCCTCTACCCACATGttccttctctttctttccttttctttgtaAACTCTTCATTTGTCGATGTGCCTCACGCACTTGTGATGGTGATAGTGGTTGGAGGTTGTACTTTCGACCCTTGAACTCAAAGGAGGAGTAGTTGGTTCGGCCCTCATGCTTGGTCGACCTATCATATTTCCATGGCCGACCCAACAAAAGATTACAAACTTGCATAGTAATGATGTCGCAAAGTACCTCGTCCTCATAATTTCCCACTTTTAACCAAATCACCACTTGACAAGTTACCTTAAAATCTCCACAATTGTTCAACCATTGGAGTCTATACAAATTCACATGTGGAGTAGTTTGCAACTTCAAGTGATTTACCATCGAGGCACAAGCTACATTAGCACAACTCCCACTATCAATTATTAAGGAGCACACTCTCCCTTTAATGAGACACTTAGTATGAAAGAGGTTTTCCTGTGCTAGGATCATCCAACACTTTGCTGATCATAACTCTCTGTACCACATAATTAGGTACTTCAAGTTCACCTTCTTGTTTCCAAAcctcctcttcatcatcatcactagGCCTCTCGGCCTCTCTtccctctccatcttgagaggctTCTTTATTTTCAACCATTTCAAACCCCAATTCTTCTCCCAAGAAATATAAATTCCATTctatcaatatcatatttctATAATTaggacactcactagccttgtgtctCCATCCATGGTATTTGAAGCATTGGAATTCTTTAACCTTGAAAGAGACATTTGGCTTGCCCTCAAACCACAGAGGGGGCGGTTGAGCGATCATGCTCACTGCTGGAGGGACCTTGGTTGGTTGTTGTTTGGAATTGTTCCACCCCTAAGTCTATGGAACCACTTCTTTCCCCTTGGTCCAATTAGTATGTTTTGGTTTTATATGCTGACCTTTCCTTATTATCTTGTTCAATCTCCAAAGCTACTTGAAAGATTCCTTCAGTAGTTTCAAACTTATAAAGTGTCATATGCGTAGATATTTACTTGTTTAGTCCGACCTTGAACCGGATGATATCGTGGCTCACTTGTTCTCCcctatgatcaagtttcaagataagttgttgaaactcatcatagtaggCTGCcacacttttgtttccttgcttcaagttgtaTAATTTTTCAAGGAGTTCATGTTGATCTCTTTCGGGAAGGTACTTTTGTCTCAT encodes the following:
- the LOC124896565 gene encoding uncharacterized protein LOC124896565, producing the protein MRRPKKILICGIGLDEYNRISSCATAKEIWDTLQEVHEGTSQVKKSNIDVLNRKYKLFRMKEGETIQEMHTRFTSILNEIYSLSGVVPSGKTNQKLLSVLPESWERKVEAISEACNLDTLTMDELIEKLTTFELKKNQGREMTSGRK